The following proteins are encoded in a genomic region of Amia ocellicauda isolate fAmiCal2 chromosome 6, fAmiCal2.hap1, whole genome shotgun sequence:
- the hpxa gene encoding hemopexin produces the protein MRLLSQALCLCLALALCLAAPPHHGIASDHQGQNSGDHHGQNSGDHHGQNSAGHHDSHHDVAHLGRCQGIEFDAIAPDEKGTIYFFKGTHAWKGFEGPEHNVTEFFHELDDHHALDHIDAAFRLHRDPDTADHKHHDDHDHDHIFLFLGDKVYSYYNHALEAGFPKAIHDVFKGIPDHLDAAVECPKGECQGDSVLFFKDSHVYHFDLKTQIVKTRDWSHLTNCTSALRWLGRYYCFHGHQFTKFHPVTGEVTGDYPKDTRNYFMQCPGFGHGTNSSERDHLQRCSKTPFDALTVDDHGKSYIFRGAYFLRLDTKRDGWHAWPIDSQWKEVHSDVDAVFSWDHKLYIIKRDQVYIYKSDQHYVLVEGYPKSVEEELHVKGHVDAAFVCPGTHVVHIIQGSKMIDVDLTASPRAASKEWPLPYKHIDAAKCGPEGVRILVGAEYFDYGSPMLLATGRIKPIPHSIADMLGCHH, from the exons ATGAGACTCCTGTCCCAGGCACTTTGTCTGTGCTTGGCACTGGCCCTGTGCCTAGCTGCTCCCCC ACATCATGGTATTGCATCTG ACCACCAAGGGCAAAACTCTGGAGACCACCATGGGCAAAACTCTGGAGACCACCATGGGCAAAACTCTGCAGGCCACCATGACAGCCACCATGATGTTGCTCACTTAGGTCGTTGCCAAGGGATAGAGTTTGATGCCATTGCCCCAGATGAGAAAGGCACCATTTACTTCTTTAAGG GAACCCATGCGTGGAAGGGATTTGAGGGCCCAGAGCACAATGTGACTGAGTTCTTCCATGAGTTGGACGACCACCATGCGCTGGACCACATTGATGCTGCTTTCAGATTGCACCGTGATCCTGACACCGCGGACCACAAGCACCACGATGACCACGACCATGACCACATATTCTTATTCCTG GGTGACAAGGTCTACAGCTACTATAACCACGCATTGGAAGCTGGTTTCCCCAAAGCGATCCACGATGTGTTCAAAGGAATTCCTGATCACCTGGATGCAGCTGTGGAGTGCCCCAAGGGAGAGTGTCAGGGAGACTCTGTCCTCTTTTTCAAAG ACTCACATGTGTATCACTTTGACCTGAAAACCCAGATTGTCAAGACGAGAGACTGGTCTCACCTGACCAACTGCACTTCTGCCTTACGCTGGTTGGGCCGCTACTACTGTTTCCATGGCCACCAGTTCACAAAATTCCATCCTGTGACCGGAGAAGTGACTGGAGATTATCCCAAAGACACCCGCAACTACTTCATGCAATGCCCTGGCTTTG GTCATGGAACTAATAGCTCTGAACGGGACCACTTACAGCGCTGCAGTAAAACTCCTTTTGATGCACTGACTGTAGACGACCACGGAAAGTCCTATATCTTCCGAG GTGCCTATTTCCTACGTCTTGACACCAAACGAGATGGCTGGCATGCATGGCCCATTGACAGCCAGTGGAAGGAAGTGCACAGTGATGTGGATGCAGTCTTCTCCTGGGACCACAAATTGTACATAATTAAG CGGGATCAGGTTTACATTTACAAGTCTGATCAGCATTACGTCCTGGTAGAAGGGTACCCCAAATCTGTGGAAGAAGAGCTGCACGTGAAGGGACATGTGGATGCGGCTTTTGTATGTCCAGGTACACACGTGGTGCACATCATTCAAG GAAGCAAGATGATTGACGTGGACCTGACAGCAAGTCCTCGGGCCGCGAGTAAAGAATGGCCTCTGCCATACAAACACATCGATGCGGCCAAGTGTGGGCCTGAGGGAGTACGGATCCTTGTCGGAGCAGAGTACTTTGATTACGGGAGTCCAATGCTGCTGGCTACTGGGAGAATCAAGCCAATACCCCATAGTATAGCTGACATGCTGGGATGCCACCACTAA